A portion of the Myripristis murdjan chromosome 13, fMyrMur1.1, whole genome shotgun sequence genome contains these proteins:
- the nox4 gene encoding NADPH oxidase 4, translating to MVVSVRSWVANEGGKHLVLVLWLGANTWLFLRTFLLYSTGQQYYYLYKMLGLGLCISRASAAVLNLNCSVVLLPMCRSLLTYVRGTHTVSSRKTRRLLDKSKTFHVACGVAICIFSVVHVSAHLVNVVNFSVSYSDDFPALNVARYRGEDPRLIILTTVPGVTGVLLVLILFLMFTASSYCIRVSNYEIFWYTHNLFIVFYIILMVHMVGGALKYQTNIEAHPPGCLRANQSSPEQQGEELEQSEDEERRCREEAHFQPHCPQTWLWVSGPLCLYCAERFYRYIRSSDPVTIVTVIRHPCNVIELRMLKRDFKARPGQYIVLNCPGVSSFENHPFTLTTCPTENKETFGIHLRVVGDWTERFTELLLPEQGIASEILPMVQQRRYPKLYVDGPFGSPSEEVFNYEVSLCVAGGIGVTPFACVLHALLNGWVGFRLRRLYFVWVCRELKSFYWFAELLCALHHKLWQENRPDYLNLRLYVSQTDKLQSMSEEKYRPLSSRLLVGRPRWKLLFDEIGKTNKHNRVGVFCCGPKSISRTLHRLCNSARYSGTTFEFNKESFS from the exons ATGGTTGTGTCGGTGCGGAGCTGGGTCGCCAACGAGGGAGGAAAGCACTTGGTCCTG GTCCTGTGGTTGGGAGCAAACACCTGGCTGTTCCTGAGAACTTTCCTGCTCTACTCCACTGGACAGCAGTATTACTACCTCTACAAGATGCTGGGG ctagGGCTATGCATCAGCAGGGCGTCAGCAGCAGTGCTCAACCTCAACTGCAGCGTGGTGCTGTTGCCAATGTGCCGCTCCCTCCTCACCTATGTCCGAGGAACACACACG GTATCAAGCAGGAAGACACGCAGACTGCTGGACAAGAGCAAGACCTTTCATGTGGCGTGTGGAGTCGCCATCTGCATCTTCTCTG tGGTGCATGTTTCTGCTCACCTGGTCAACGTTGTCAACTTCAGTGTTAGCTACTCTGATGACTTCCCTGCTCTCAATGTGGCCCGCTACAGGGgagag gACCCCAGGCTGATCATTTTAACAACAG TCCCGGGTGTCACGGGTGTCCTGTTGGTGCTCATCCTCTTCCTGATGTTTACAGCCTCGTCCTACTGCATACG ggTATCGAACTACGAGATCTTCTGGTACACACACAACCTCTTCATAGTCTTCTATATCATCCTTATGGTGCACATGGTCGG TGGAGCTCTGAAGTATCAGACCAACATCGAGGCCCACCCCCCCGGCTGCctcagagccaatcagagcagcccagagcagcagggggaggagTTAGAGcagagtgaggatgaggagaggagatgcaGAGAGGAGGCTCACTTCCAACCCCACTGCCCCCag acgTGGCTGTGGGTATCAGgtcctctctgtctctactGTGCCGAACGTTTCTACCGCTACATCCGGAGCAGTGACCCCGTTACCATAGTAACCGTGATCAGGCACCCCTGCAATGTCATCGAGTTGCGCATGCTGAAGAGGGACTTCAAGGCTCGTCCAGGGCAG TACATTGTTCTTAACTGTCCAGGTGTCTCTTCGTTTGAGAACCATCCCTTCACGCTAACAACA TGTCCCACAGAGAACAAGGAAACTTTTGGCATACATCTGCGAGTCGTGGGAGACTGGACTG AGCGATTCACAGAGCTGTTACTTCCTGAACAGGGGATAGCATCGGAGATCCTCCCCATGGTGCAACAGAGAAGATACCCCAA gCTGTATGTGGATGGTCCATTTGGCAGTCCGTCAGAGGAGGTGTTTAACTACGAGGTCAGTCTGTGTGTGGCAGGTGGAATTGGAGTCACACCATTCGCCTGCGTGCTGCACGCTCTGCT taACGGCTGGGTGGGCTTCAGGTTGAGGAGGCTGTACTTTGTGTGGGTCTGCAGGGAGCTCAAGTCCTTCTACTGGTttgctgagctgctgtgtgcGCTGCATCATAAG CTGTGGCAGGAGAACAGGCCTGACTACCTGAATCTGAGACTGtatgtcagtcagacagacaagcTGCAG AGCATGTCTGAGGAGAAGTACCGGCCACTCAGCTCGAGGCTTCTGGTTGGCCGGCCCAGGTGGAAGTTACTGTTTGATGAGATTGGGAAAACCAATAAGCA tAATCGAGTAGGGGTGTTCTGCTGTGGACCGAAGAGCATCTCCAGGACTCTCCACAGACTTTGCAACTCAGCACGTTACTCTGGAACCACCTTTGAATTTAACAAGGAGTCTTTCAGCTGA